A window of Paenibacillus phoenicis genomic DNA:
AACAGATGTGACATTTTCCGTTAGAATAAAAAGAAAGATTGAACCGGGCTTATCCGGCGTAGTCGCAGGACATAGGGACTGATCCATTCTATTCGCTAATGATGTTTGAACTACCTCTAAATAGAAAGGTTGCGTCAGATGATGAAACATACCGTTATACCTCCCAAGCAGGGACTCTATGATCCCGCTTTCGAAAAAGACGCTTGCGGCATGGGCTTCGTGGCTCATATCAAAGGGAAAGCCTCCCATGATATCGTCAGCCAAGCGCTGACCATGCTGGCGAATATGGAACACCGGGGCGGCCAAGGCAGCGAACCGAATTCGGGGGATGGCGCAGGTATTTTACTGCAAATCCCGCACCGTTTTTTTGCCGCTGAAGCAGCAAAGCTTGGATTTACACTGCCGGAGGCAGGACAATATGGCGTTGGGATGCTGTTCCTGCCTCATGACGAAGCGGTTCGGGCTAAGCAGGAGGAAGAGCTCGTGCGTATCGCCGAGGAGGAAGGACAACGCGTCCTTGGCTTCCGTACGGTGCCAACTCGCGACGATATGCTGGGCCAATCGGCCAAAGCGGCTAAACCGTTCGTCCGCCAGATTTTTATCGAGCGTTCCGCAGATCTGAAGGAGGATCTGGACTTTGAGCGCAAGCTGTACGTGATCCGGCGCCGGGCTGAACGCGCGATCCGCTATAGCGGCGCCGAGCAAGGGGATGCTTTTTACGTACCCAGCTTATCGTGCCGGAAAGTAGTCTACAAAGGGATGCTGACCACGGAGCAGGTCGGGCAATTCTACCTCGACTTGCGGGACGAGAGACTGGAATCGGCTATCGCGATGGTGCACTCGCGCTTCAGTACGAATACGTTCCCAAGCTGGGAGCGGGCGCATCCGTACCGCTTTATGATTCACAACGGCGAGATTAATACGCTGCGCGGCAACGTGAACTGGATGCATGCCCGTCAGTCGATGTTCAAGAGCGAGAAGTTTGGCGACGATTTGGAAAAGGTAAAACCGATCATCAATCCGGACGGCTCGGATACGGCGATGTTCGACAATACGTTTGAATTCCTGTACTTGAGCGGACGCTCCCTGCCTCACGTAGCGATGATGATGGTGCCTGAGCCTTGGGTTGGCCGGGACGACATGGACCCGGACAAAAAGGCGTTCTACGAATACCACAGCACGATGATGGAGCCATGGGACGGGCCTGCGGCGATGGGCTTTACCGACGGGATCCAGATTGGGGCGATTTTGGACCGGAACGGCTTGCGTCCATCGCGTTATTACGTAACGAAGGACGACTTGATCGTCCTCTCCTCGGAGGTTGGCGTGCTTGATATCCCGGCGGAGAATGTGCTCTATAAGGACCGGCTGCGTCCGGGCCGGATGCTGCTGGTCGACACGCAGGTAGGCCGGATCATTTCCGACGAGGAAGTGAAATCCGCCATCGCGAAGGAGCATCCGTACCGTGAATGGCTGAACGAGCATCTCGTTGAGCTGGAAGATCTGCCGGAAGCGAAAGAACTGCCGCCGGAGAGTCATGAAGACATTGCGCGCCGTCAAATGGCGTTTGGCTATACGTATGAAGACCTGCGGAAGGTGCTTGAGCCGATGGCCTTAACCGGTCAGGAAAATATCGCTTCGATGGGTTACGACGCGCCGCTCGCCGTCTTGTCCGAACATCCGCAGCGATTGTACAACTACTTCAAGCAGATGTTTGCGCAGGTTACCAACCCGCCGATCGATGCGATCCGCGAGGAGCTCGTTACCTCGACCGCAACGACGATTGGGCCGGAGCGCAACCTGCTTCAGCCGGAGCCGGAGAGCTGCCGTCAAATCCGGTTGGATTCGCCGATTCTGTCCAATGAGGACTTTGCGAAAATCCGCCATCTGCACCGGCCAGGGTTTAAAGCGATCACGATTCCAATCCTGTTCCCGGCTGCCGAAGGAGCGGAGGGGCTGCGCAAGGCGTTGGATACGTTATGCGAAGCAGCAGATCGGGTCATCGCCAAGGGCCATAATATCCTGATCTTGTCCGACCGCGATATGGATGCGGAGAACGCGGCTATCCCGGCGTTGCTGGCAGTATCCTGCTTGCATCACCATCTGATCCGTGAAGAGACGCGGACCAAGGTCAGCCTGCTGCTGGAGTCGGGCGAGCCGCGTGAAGTACACCATTTTGCGTTGCTGCTTGGTTACGGCGTCAGCGCAGTGAATCCATATCTTGCGTTCGAATCGTTAAAGGATATGATTGCTCAAGGGATGCTGCAGGGCATTTCGCATGAAAAAGCGGTGTACAACTTCATTAAAGCTGCGACCAAAGGGGTCGTTAAAACGTTGTCCAAAATGGGCATCTCGACGATTCAATCGTACCGCGGGGCGCAAATTTTCGAAGCGGTTGGCCTGGAGCCTTCCTTCGTAGACCGTTACTTTACGTGGACGCCGTCGCGGATCGGGGGCATTGGCTTGAAAGAAGTGGCCGCCGAAACGCTCGCCCATCATTTCCGTGCCTTTACCGATAAGGATGGCAATGACAAGGTGCTGGATTCCATCGGGGAATACCAGTGGCGCAGCGGCGGGGAAGAGCATCTATTCAACCCGCAAACGGTGCATTTGCTGCAGCAGGCGGTCCGTACGGGCGATTATAAACTGTATAAGAAATTCGCCGAGCTGGTGCAAGGCGAGAACAATAAACATTTGACGCTGCGCTCTTTGCTGGAGCTGAAGCCGGTCGGGCCGAAGGTGCCGCTGGAGGAAGTGGAATCGGCTGCTTCGATCATGCGCCGCTTCAAGACCGGGGCGATGTCGTTTGGCTCGATCAGTAAAGAAGCGCATGAGACGATTGCGATCGCGATGAACCGCATCGGAGGCAAGAGCAACACCGGCGAAGGCGGCGAGGATCCGGCGCGTTATGTGCCGGACGCTAACGGCGATCTGCGCCGCAGCGCGATCAAGCAGGTGGCGTCGGGACGGTTTGGTGTTACATCGCACTACTTGGTGAACGCCGACGAAATCCAGATTAAGATGGCGCAAGGGGCGAAACCGGGTGAAGGCGGTCAGCTGCCGGGCCGTAAGGTGTATCCTTGGGTAGCGGAAGTACGCGGCTCCACGCCGGGGGTTGGCTTGATTTCGCCGCCGCCGCACCATGATATCTATTCGATCGAGGATTTGGCGGAGTTGATTTACGATCTGAAGAACGCCAATCCGAAAGCGCGTATCAACGTGAAGCTGGTTGCAGAGGCCGGCGTCGGAACGATTGCTGCCGGCGTTGCTAAAGGCCGCGCGGACGTCATTCTGATCAGCGGTTATGACGGGGGCACTGGTGCTTCGCCGCAAAGCTCGATCCGCCATGCGGGCTTGCCGTGGGAGCTGGGGCTGGCTGAAACGCATCAGACCCTAATCCTAAACAACCTGCGCGACCGCGTCGTACTGGAAACCGACGGCAAGATGCTGAACGGCCGCGACCTCGCTGTCGCCGCACTGCTTGGGGCTGAGGAGTTTGGCTTCTCGACTGCACCTCTGGTGGCGGTTGGCTGTATCATGATGCGGGTATGCCAGCTGGATACATGCCCAGTAGGGGTTGCCACGCAAAATCCGGAGCTGCGCAAAAACTTCACCGGAGATCCGCAGCACGTTGTCAACTTTATGACCTTCGTGGCAGAGGATCTGCGCGAATGGATGTCCGAGCTGGGCTTCCGCACACTGGAAGAAATGATCGGACGCACCGACTGCCTGGATGCGGTGAAGGCGGTGGATCATTGGAAGAAGAAAGGCGTTGATCTCAGCTCGTTGCTGCATATGCCGGAGCTTCCGGAAGGAAGCAGCCGCTATTGCACGAAACAGCAAAACCATGGGCTGGAAGAGACGTTGGATATGACGAAGCTGCTGCCGCTGGCTCTGCCTGCGCTGGAGCGCGGCGAAGCCGTCAGCGCCCGGCTGCCGATCTGCAACGTGAACCGGGCGACCGGGACGATTGTAGGCTACGAAGTTACCCGCCGTTATGGACAGCAAGGGCTGCCTGAGGATACGATCACGTTCCATTTTGAAGGTTCTGCGGGCCAAAGCTTTGGGGCGTTTATCCCGAAAGGCATGACCCTCACCGTCGAAGGCGATGCCAACGACTACACCGGCAAGGGGCTGTCCGGCGGCAAGGTGATTGTGAAGCCGTCGCCGCGTGCAACGTTTGTCCCAGAGGAGAACATCATCATTGGCAATACGTCGTTCTATGGTGCAACGAGCGGGGAGGCTTACATCCGCGGGATTGCCGGGGAACGGTTTGCGGTGCGGAACTCCGGGGCCAACGTCGTCGTTGAAGGCGTCGGTGACCATGGCTGCGAATATATGACCGGCGGACGGGTTGTCATCTTGGGTGAAACCGGCCGGAACTTTGCAGCCGGGATGTCCGGCGGGATCGCATACGTGTTTGATGAGAGCGGAGATTTTGCGGGCCGCTGCAACCTGGAAATGGTGCTGCTCGAGTCGGTGGAGGATCCGGCGGAAATCGATCAGCTGCGGACGTTAATCAGCCGTCACATCCTGTACACGGATAGTACGGTTGGACGCCGCGTGCTGGATCGTTGGAACGAGTACCTGCCGAAATTCGTCCGCGTCATTCCGAAGGACTACAAACGGATGTTGGAGCAAATCCGTAAAGTTGAAAATGAAGGGCTGAAGGGTGAAGCCGCGCTGCTCGCTGCATTTGAAGCGAATGCGCGCGAGCTGGCCCGTGCCGGCAACAACTAATAGATTTTAGCGATAGCAATGAGGAAGTTGACCGCCCCGGTTGTCTGAACAAGACTGCGGGGCGGTTTTGTTAGGTAAAAATAAACCGATTGTGCGAACATACGTTTTTCGTGTAATATGATTTGGAGAATATTAGGAAGTGAATGGGAAAGGGGGAGCGGCCTTTGGCTGAACAAACTGTTGCATCGCAAGGCGGCAAACGAAGGACGAGACCTCTAGGGCATTATCTCGAAATGCTGGAGAAATACGTGTTCACGCAACGCAAGCTGCTGTTCAGTATGGCTGCGTTGCTGTTGATCTCGATCGCTTTGCAGCTGATTAATCCGCAAGTCATTCGTTATTTTATCGATACCGCGCAGGGGGATGGAAGTTTAAAGCCTTTATATATCGCGGCGGGACTCTTCATCGGCTTCTCTCTGATCCAACAGCTCGTATCGGTGTGCGCGTCCTACTTCAGCGAGAACCTGGGCTGGACGACAACAAACAAGCTGCGTGCGGACCTCGTCAGACATTGCCTGTCGCTGGATATGTCGTTCCACAAGTCGAACACTTCCGGTTCTTTGATTGAACGGGTGGACGGCGACGTCAACGCGCTGGCCAACTTCTTCTCCAGCTTCCTGATCCATATGCTGGGCAATTTGCTGCTGATGACGGGCATCCTGTTGCTGCTGTTCCGTGAAAGCATCTGGATTGGTGCAGCGATGAGCTTATTTGTCGTTGGTGCCATCTTTATGATTCGGAAAATTCGTGAGTTTACGGTTCCGGTGTGGACCAAGTGGCGTGTCCAAAATGCCGAGCTTTACGGGTTTATCGGCGAACAGCTGGAAGGCACCGAGGATACCCGGGCGAACGGGGCAGCCGGTTACGTGCTGGAACGCTTCTATGCCATGGCCCGGCGGATGCTGCCGATACGCGTTCGCGCCTCGGTGGGCTTCGGTATGATGTGGGGGACAACGATTCTCGTGTTCGCTCTGGGCAATGCCGCCGCCTTTCTGGTTTGCGCCTGGTTGTGGAGACGGGGCGAGCTGACGATCGGTTCGATCTACCTTGTGTTTTATTACACGGAGCTGCTGGCTCAGCCGATTGAGAAGATCCGTACCCAGCTGGATGATCTGCAAAAAGCCGACGCCAGTCTAATCCGCGTCCGGGATCTGCTGAATACGAAATCGCGGATTACCGACGGTCCAGGCGCACCGCTGCCGAAGGGGCCGTTATCCGTGAAAATCGACCGCCTGACGTTCTCGTACGAGGAAGACGGAGAGCCGACACTGCATGAGGTGGATTTGATGCTGAAGCCGGGAGAAACGCTCGGCTTGCTAGGCCGCACTGGCAGCGGAAAATCTACATTGGCGCGGCTGCTGCTGCGCTTCTACGATCCCCAACAGGGCAAGATCGAGCTGTCGGGCATCGACATCCGCGAGTGCAAGCTGCACGAGCTGCGGAGCGGGGTGGCGATGGTGACGCAAAACATCGAGATTATGGAAGGCACCGTTCGCGATAATCTGGCTCTGTTTGATGAAAGCATACGGGATGAGGACATCATCGCGGTGTTAAATGAGTTGGGATTGCAGGAGTGGTATGCTGCTTTGCCTGATGGACTGGATACAGTGCTCTCCTCCGGAGGGGGAAGTCTGTCGGCTGGGGAAGCGCAGCTGCTGGCGTTTGCTCGGGTATTCCTGACGAACCCGGGGCTGGTTATCCTGGACGAAGCCAGCTCCCGTCTCGACCCGCTGACCGAAAACCGGATCGAGACGGCGATCACCCGGCTGCTGGAGTCGCGGACGTGCATGATCATCGCGCACCGTTTATCAACCGTGCAGCGAGCCGATCAGATCCTTATTTTGGAGAATGGCCGAATCGTGGAATATGGACCACGCAAAGAGCTGGCGGCTGACCCCGGTTCTCGGTTTAGCCGGATGCTGTCCGTTGGCCTGGAGGAGGTGTTGGCATGAGCACGCGGCATTTTTTCTGGAGATTGCTGCTGAATCGTCCGGCTTTTTATATCGCGAACCTGCTCTCCTGGACGATCATTCATATGATCCCGCTGCTTCCGGGCCTGATTACGAAGGCGTTCTTCGATGATTTGGAAGGCAGCGCCAACCTCCCATTCGGAGTTGAGGGACTAACGGCGTTGCTTATCGGCGTGGCGCTGGCGCGCATCGCGATGATCGCTGTAGGCTGCTGGACAGATGGCAGCTACCGATTCCGGATCAGCATGCTGCTGCGGCGAAATATGCTGGCCCATGTGCTTCGGGAGCCCGGCGCCAAAGCGATCCCTTGCGCACCGGGGGAGGCGATCAGCAATTTCCGCGATGACGTGGATCAAGCGGAGGAAGCGATGAGCTGGTCGGTGGATATGCTTGGCCTGATGGGCTTTGTTGTGATCTCCAGTTATATTCTGATTTCAATCGATGCGCAGTTGACGTTCTTCGTCTTTGTACCGCTCATTCTGGTCGTGACAGCCGCGCAAATCGCCACGGCGCGCATTCAGAAGTACCGGGCTGCCAGCCGCGCTGCCACAGCGAATGTAACCAGCTCAATCAGCGAGATGTTCGCGAACGTACAGGCGATTCAAGTCGCGGGAGCGGAAGAGCGGATCGTCCGGCGGTTCGAACGTCTGAGCGACGAGCGCCGGAAGATGATGGTCAAAGATAAGCTGATCACCGAATCGCTGTCCTCTGTGTTTACGAACTCCGTCAACCTCGGAACCGGAATGATTCTGGTGCTGGCCGGTTACAAGATGCGCAGCGGATCGTTTTCCGTCGGTGACTTGTCGCTGTTCATCTATTACTTAACCTTTGTCACCCAATTGATTTCGAACGTCGGGAACTTTATGACGTTTTATAAGCAAATGGCGATCAGCTTCTCCCGCCTGAAGCACATGCTTCAAGGCGCTCCGGCCAAGCTGCTGACGGTTCCGGCGTACATCGGAATCGGCAAGCGGCGGGAGTCGGACACCGATCACGGGATGAAGGGCGCAGCAACTGCGTTAAGCGTCTCGGGATTGGGGACGTATCCGGCTGAATCTCCGTTAGAGCAGGACGACCGGAATGTACTTGCAGCCGATCTGCCGGCAGAGCCGCTGCAGCTGCTGGAGGTAAGCGGACTAACCTATCGCTATCCGGAGACTGGCCGGGGCATCGAGAACGTCAGTCTGCGCCTGCCGCGCGGATCGTTTACGGTCGTCACCGGCATGATCGGCTCCGGCAAAACCACGCTGCTGCGGGCGTTGCTTGGCCTGCTGCCGGCGGAAGCCGGGGAGATCCGCTGGAACGGCCGCATCGTCCGTACGCCGGCTGACTTTTTTGTTCCGCCGCAAAGCGCGTATACGGCGCAAATCCCGCGCCTGTACAGCGACAAGCTGCGGAACAACATCCTGCTCGGGCTGCCCGAGGACGAGGGCAGCCTGACGCAGGCGCTGCACGTCGCCGTGCTGGAGGACGACGTGGCGCAGCTCGCGCATGGCCTCGACACGATGGTCGGACCGCGCGGCGTCAAGCTCTCCGGCGGCCAGGTCCAACGGACCGCGGCCGCCCGGATGCTCGTGCGCGAGGCACAGCTGTACGTGTTCGACGACCTGTCGAGCGCGCTCGACGTTGAAACCGAACGTAAGCTGTGGGAGCGGTTGTTCCAATCCCGAGGCGAGGCAACCTGCCTCGTGGTGTCGCACCGCAAGGCCGCGCTCTCGCACGCGGACCATATCATCGTGCTGAAGGACGGCACGATTGAAGCCGAAGGCACGGCGGAGCAGCTGCTCGCCACCAGCGCCAGCTTCCGCCAGCTCTGGTACGGCGAGGAGCCGCAGGCCGACGGGGCATAAGACTGCAAATCCCAGCCCAAAGCGCCAACAGGAGGTCTGAAGGGGGCGGCTGATGGCATTATGGCCCGGGTCAATCTCCGGTAGATCGCCTGGGTAAATCGTCCGGGTGAATCACCCGGGTAGATTGACCTATGTCAGCCCTCTGTCAGTCCCTCATCACTGCCCGGAGCTTTAGCTGACGGAAGCCTTATGGTAGAATAGGGGAAATTATCCTGATTTAACGGGATACAGTTCGAAAAGAGAGTGGGGAGTATCCTATGGAGATGACGCAGGAACCCGTCGTACGCATGCGGGACGTCACCAAGCGCATCGGCAGCAAGACGCTGATCGACCGATTAACGCTGGATATCCCGAGAGGACAAGTATACGGCTTCCTGGGTCCCAACGGAGCCGGGAAAACGACCACGATCCGGATGATGGTCGGACTGATGTCGATATCGGAAGGCGATATCCTGATCGAAGGGGCCAGCATTAAGGATCGTTTCGAAGAGGCGATATCGCATGTCGGCGCCATCGTGGAGAATCCGGAGATGTACAAGTTCCTGACCGGGTACCAGAATTTGCTACATTACGCCCGCATGTCTCCGGGGGTCACGAAACAGCGGATCTGGGAGGCGGTCGAGCGGGTTGGCATGCAGAACCGCATCCATGACAAAGTCAAGACGTATTCGCTGGGCATGCGCCAGCGGCTTGGGGTTGCGCAGGCCATCCTGCATCGGCCGAAGCTGCTGGTGCTGGACGAGCCCACCAACGGGCTCGACCCGCAGGGCATCCGCGAGCTCCGCGATTATCTGCGGGCGCTGGCGCGGGAGGAAGGGACGACCGTGTTTGTCTCCAGCCATTTGCTGTCGGAAATGGAGCTGATGTGCGACACGGTCGCGGTTATCCAGCAGGGACGGCTGGTGGACGTCAAGTCCCTGCACCCGGAAGCCGTCGAAGGCCGGGCGCAGGAGACGGCCTTCGACGTAAGCGATCCGCAGCGCGCGGTAGGGCTGATCGCAGGCGCTCGCCTCGAAGGCGGCCGGCTGATCGTGTCCGCCGACCGGAAGGCTGCGGCGGAGATCAACGCGAAGCTGGTCTTGGCGGGCATTGACGTGTACGCCATCCAGGCGGTGACGCGTTCGCTGGAGGATCAATTCCTGGAGCTGACGGGAGGGAAGGACATTGAATAATTTTCTCGCGCTGGTCCAAAACGAAAACATGAAGATTTACCGGCGGGTTCGCACCTGGATTATGTTTGGGCTGCTTGTCCTGCTGACGATCCTGTTTGGGGTGCTGTTCTCGTTGGACGGCGGCAGCCAGCGGCTGAGCGCCTGGGACGCTCTGGACCAACTCAGTTTCCTGTATTATCTCGTCAGCATCTATGCCGCCGTTATTGCCGCTGACATCGTAGCCGGTGAGTTCACCTGGGGAACGATCAAGCTGCTGCTGATCCGTCCTTGGACGCGGACGAAGGTGCTGCTGTCCAAGCTGCTGGCCGTGCTGCTATTTACGCTGGCGATGAGCGCGGTATTTTTCGCCATCGCCCTGGCCGTTTCGTTCCTGATTTTCCCGAATGAGCCATCGCAATACCTAGGGGCAAGCCCGCTGAGCCGGATTCTGGAAAGTCTGCTGTACAGCTATATCGATTTGCTGGTAATTGCAGCATTTTCGTTTATGCTGTCGACGGTCTTTCGCTCTAGCGGCATTGCCATCGGACTGTCGCTCTTCATCTTGTTTGCGGGCAACATCTTTACGTTGTTGTTCCACCCGTCGCGTTATGCTTGGGCCAAATATCTGCTGTTTACCAATATGGATCTAGGCCAATATCGCGGGGGGCAGGTCGGACCGGCCGGGATGACGCTGGGCTTCTCCATCACGGTGCTGGCGGTCTACGTCCTGCTGTTCCTGGCGGTGGCCTGGCTCGTATTCAAGAAGCGTGACGTTGCTGCATAAGCTTGTTCCCTTGCAAAAAATAAGAAGCTCCCGCCTTTCTCATTTGGCGGGAGCTTCTTTTATGACTGATTTGTTTTACCCTGCTTCGGGGCGCGCGGCTTTCTTGACCTTGCCTTTGCCGCTAGAAGCCGATGGGGTGGGGGCGGGGGCCACCCGTTCCATTTTGCTCGATCCGTTCAGCAGTCCACCTTCAACGATGATCAGCTTGGCCACATCCACGTTGCCGTCGACTTGACCGCTTGCGGTGATTGTGAGTTTCCCTGTAGTGGTGACATCTCCGATGACTTTGCCGGCGACGATCACATCGGCGCCTTTAATGTTGGACATGGCCTCGCCGGTTTCGCCGATGATGATCTGTCCCTGGCAGTCGATCTCCCCATGGATTTGACCCTCCACACGCAGATTGGACTTGCACTCCAGCTTGCCTTCTACCAGGCTGCCTTGGCCGATCAGGGTATCGGTCAGACGGGGGGCTTTCTTGTCTTTGAACATAGCGCTTCATCAACTTCCTTTCCACATGCGGATTACTTCAAATAAGGCATCGGATCAACGGCTTTGCCGCCCTTGACGATCTCAAAATGCAAATGGGGTCCGGTACTGCGTCCGGTGCTGCCCAGATTGCCGATGCTGTCCCCTTTCTTCACCTCATCCCCGACGGAAACATCGATGTCGCTCAGATGCATGTACCAGGTTTGCAGACCGCCCGGGTGCTCAATCACGATGTATTTGCCGTGGGATCCGTCCCGGGTGGCGGTAACGACCTTGCCTGCAGCTGCGGCATACACGGGGTCCCCGACTTTACCGGCAATGTCGATGCCCGCGTGGAAAGCTGCTCGGCCGGTAAACGGATCGGTGCGGTAACCAAAATTAGAGGTTAGCCGCGTGGACAACGTGGGCCATTCCGAGGGTGTGCCGGAGAGGGAGTATTGGGTCTGCTTCGCTTTTTTCAAGGTGAGCGGCACGTGCTTCTCCATCTCGTCCAGCATTTCGTTCATCGCGGCAAATTCGTCTCGCGTATTCGCTGCAAGTCTCTCGATCTCGTTGTCATGTACGGCAATGAACTCGCCGCCAACCCCGCTGTCCCCAAGAGCGTCCAGCGTCTCATCCCAGGACAACGAAGACAGCTTGCCGAGATTCTTCGCATCCCCCTCTCCGTATTTATCGATAAATTTCTGAAGCTCTGCTTCGAGCTCGGCTACCCGCTCCATCCGGTCCATCATTTCCTTGGACTGGCTCGATAAAGAGATCACTTCGTTCTGCAAGCGCTGAATCGCTTCGTCTTTGTTGGTCACCACCGCTTCAAAGGCTAGGGTTTGCTGCTCCAGCTGATGTTCCAGGCGGGAAACGGTCTGTTCCGAATGAACCTGCAGGCTGACGATCAGCCCGGAAATGGACAGCAGCGCCAGCAAAGGCACGG
This region includes:
- a CDS encoding M23 family metallopeptidase produces the protein MRSVSVPNPNRMTLLVLRDASRPVKQMQVSKPLVVAVPLLALLSISGLIVSLQVHSEQTVSRLEHQLEQQTLAFEAVVTNKDEAIQRLQNEVISLSSQSKEMMDRMERVAELEAELQKFIDKYGEGDAKNLGKLSSLSWDETLDALGDSGVGGEFIAVHDNEIERLAANTRDEFAAMNEMLDEMEKHVPLTLKKAKQTQYSLSGTPSEWPTLSTRLTSNFGYRTDPFTGRAAFHAGIDIAGKVGDPVYAAAAGKVVTATRDGSHGKYIVIEHPGGLQTWYMHLSDIDVSVGDEVKKGDSIGNLGSTGRSTGPHLHFEIVKGGKAVDPMPYLK